A window of Hyalangium ruber contains these coding sequences:
- a CDS encoding serine/threonine-protein kinase PknK, with the protein MPGYRVEHLIARGGFGTLLAARRLSDDTRVAIKVGHASHPLAEAQLVREGEALRVLGAPSVPALYETGMLKGGGRYIVMEYVPLPTLAVRLAQLSGPMPPEEFATRALALTEALDTLHGRGFVHCDLKPENLFIDDAAWRVRLFDFGLVRPVSALRPAHEHSTRSSSAYEGTAEYMAPEQCTGSSKVDARTDVYALGVILYEMLTGRPPFFGSYAEVLQAHLTRRPPPPSELAPTPPAVEAVVLQCLTKERFRRFDSVASVLGALREALSQPAPPRPAPERPSPTEESPRSAQTRRSVAVLFSSSSANPLAIQKALGAFGGQVAFRDGTRFAGVFDPNAGENPVQRAIRAAEELEERGLTSTALVDVVTVTVQQRAGSAPRYLGGAFTRKERYPSGPEVPPLLLTTAAADAVPDVRCVSVPDREGLVRPLPLEVAPRMDTPVPPLGIDVLIGRAAELERLRQSAREAVETRAPTLATVLGERGHGKSHFGATLAHWLHEHLPQARVHSVRAREPVQGDPHGTLRTLLRLALHAFERDETGSMEEGRAAFFERLGPERAAELWPGVSATLGWSSPDSPEVQLRAAAPGALRSLAVRATGELLAATARIRPLCLLVDDAHFADETALDALEYACLAEANVPLWVTVLARPEFERSRPTWGLRAAHHPSLTLGPLGPEQAQALCRALLRPVENVPAEAVDRIIDRARRVPLFLVELVRALKRQGLVRQRGPGGSWYLVTDELDHVPELRLVEWLADRELGAMPQALAAHARLCALLGPEFTAASAEGVVHELEREGNAADFPLDARHATHRLVDMGLLVAHRNEELGFRNELVREAVARTLPEAERARLHAAAFRFYQGPGAALERQRLPRLAFHAAEAGLREEALALYVDLAEAARGRHAYLNAETLYTRALELLDAGDELRGLTLFRGRGLMRYRIGRYDDSLADFTRARELAEKLGDTRAEVEVLLDEAMALDWVNNYARSEACVRKAREQAVKVHSSYVQARLLLGVGRSWFRQGRWEEACPPLEAAADRALALGAAGYETRVVSQLLLAVILPNLGRIDEAEAVLEQLISACTEHGDRFHLGGAINNRRNLWVARKDLTRALKDQELFMTLGRELGVVGWEYFAEHNLGELYYQAGDTAAAEPHIARAIELERRHLEVASRPWALLLHARVLAWEGKNAQARERLGQVREALTLRSHAVELSPSEEVLYTMVELASREASAQAWHALRQRSMEVSVEQEPLEVLEVMALAALRRGDHEEGLRLLEEALQLAARLPNVMEERIRRTRDRALTRRAG; encoded by the coding sequence GTGCCCGGCTACCGCGTCGAGCACCTCATCGCCCGGGGCGGCTTCGGCACCCTGCTCGCCGCGCGCCGGCTCTCGGATGACACCCGCGTCGCCATCAAGGTGGGCCATGCCAGCCACCCGCTCGCCGAAGCGCAGCTCGTGCGCGAAGGCGAGGCGCTGCGCGTGCTGGGGGCGCCCTCCGTCCCCGCGCTGTACGAGACGGGCATGCTCAAGGGCGGGGGCCGCTACATCGTCATGGAGTACGTGCCGCTGCCCACCCTTGCCGTCCGCCTGGCCCAGCTCTCCGGGCCCATGCCGCCCGAGGAGTTCGCCACCCGCGCGCTCGCCCTCACCGAGGCGCTCGACACCCTGCACGGCCGTGGCTTCGTCCATTGCGACCTCAAGCCCGAGAACCTCTTCATCGACGACGCGGCCTGGCGCGTGCGCCTCTTCGACTTCGGGCTGGTGCGCCCGGTGTCCGCGCTGCGCCCGGCGCATGAGCACTCCACCCGCAGCAGCAGCGCCTACGAGGGCACCGCCGAGTACATGGCGCCCGAGCAGTGTACGGGCTCCTCCAAGGTGGATGCGCGCACGGACGTGTATGCCCTGGGCGTCATCCTCTACGAGATGCTCACCGGGCGGCCTCCCTTCTTCGGCTCTTACGCGGAGGTGCTGCAGGCCCACCTCACGCGGCGCCCGCCACCTCCCTCCGAGCTGGCGCCCACCCCTCCCGCCGTGGAGGCGGTGGTGCTGCAGTGCCTGACCAAGGAGCGCTTCCGCCGCTTCGACAGCGTGGCCTCCGTTCTCGGCGCGCTGCGCGAGGCCCTCTCGCAGCCCGCGCCCCCCAGGCCCGCTCCTGAGCGGCCCTCGCCCACCGAGGAGTCCCCGCGCTCGGCCCAGACGCGCCGCTCGGTGGCGGTGCTCTTCTCCTCCTCCAGCGCCAACCCGCTCGCCATCCAGAAGGCGCTGGGTGCCTTCGGAGGACAGGTCGCCTTCCGCGATGGCACCCGCTTCGCCGGCGTGTTCGATCCCAATGCTGGAGAGAACCCCGTGCAGCGGGCCATCCGCGCGGCGGAGGAGCTGGAGGAGCGGGGGCTGACCTCCACCGCGCTCGTGGACGTGGTCACCGTCACCGTGCAGCAGCGCGCGGGCTCGGCGCCGCGCTATCTCGGCGGCGCCTTCACCCGCAAGGAGCGCTACCCCTCCGGCCCGGAGGTTCCTCCGCTGCTGCTCACCACCGCGGCGGCGGACGCCGTGCCCGACGTGCGCTGTGTCTCCGTGCCGGACCGCGAAGGGCTGGTGCGCCCGCTGCCCCTCGAGGTGGCGCCGCGCATGGACACGCCCGTGCCGCCCCTGGGCATCGACGTGCTGATCGGCCGAGCGGCCGAGCTGGAGCGGCTGCGGCAGAGCGCGCGGGAGGCGGTGGAGACCCGAGCGCCCACGCTGGCCACCGTGCTCGGCGAGCGGGGCCACGGCAAGAGCCACTTCGGCGCCACGCTCGCCCACTGGCTGCACGAGCACCTTCCCCAGGCCCGCGTCCACTCGGTGCGCGCGCGCGAGCCGGTGCAGGGAGACCCGCACGGCACCCTGCGCACCCTGCTGCGCCTGGCGCTGCATGCCTTCGAGCGCGACGAGACGGGCTCCATGGAGGAGGGGCGCGCCGCCTTCTTCGAGCGGCTGGGGCCGGAGCGGGCCGCGGAGCTGTGGCCCGGCGTGTCCGCCACCCTCGGCTGGTCCTCGCCCGACAGCCCCGAGGTGCAGCTGAGGGCCGCGGCGCCCGGCGCCCTGCGCTCCCTGGCCGTGCGCGCCACGGGAGAGCTGCTGGCGGCCACCGCCCGCATCCGTCCCCTGTGCCTGCTGGTGGATGACGCGCACTTCGCCGACGAGACGGCACTGGATGCGCTGGAATACGCGTGCCTGGCGGAGGCGAACGTACCGCTGTGGGTGACCGTGCTGGCCCGCCCCGAGTTCGAGCGCAGCCGCCCCACCTGGGGCTTGCGCGCCGCGCACCATCCCTCCCTCACGCTGGGGCCGCTGGGGCCCGAGCAGGCCCAGGCGCTGTGCCGCGCGCTGCTGCGTCCGGTGGAGAACGTGCCCGCCGAGGCGGTGGATCGCATCATCGATCGCGCCCGGCGCGTGCCCCTCTTCCTGGTGGAGCTGGTGCGCGCCCTCAAGCGCCAGGGCCTGGTGCGCCAGCGCGGGCCGGGTGGAAGCTGGTACCTCGTCACCGACGAGTTGGACCATGTGCCGGAGCTGCGGCTGGTGGAGTGGCTGGCGGACCGGGAGCTGGGCGCCATGCCCCAGGCGCTGGCGGCGCACGCCCGGCTGTGCGCGCTGCTCGGCCCGGAGTTCACCGCCGCCTCGGCCGAGGGCGTGGTGCATGAGCTGGAGCGCGAGGGCAACGCCGCCGACTTCCCGTTGGACGCGCGCCACGCCACGCACCGGCTGGTGGACATGGGGCTGCTGGTGGCGCACCGCAACGAGGAGCTGGGCTTCCGCAACGAGCTGGTGCGCGAGGCCGTGGCGCGCACGCTCCCGGAGGCCGAGCGCGCACGCCTGCACGCCGCCGCCTTCCGCTTCTACCAGGGCCCGGGCGCCGCCTTGGAGCGACAGCGGCTGCCGCGCCTGGCCTTCCACGCCGCCGAGGCCGGCCTGCGCGAGGAGGCCCTCGCGCTCTACGTGGACCTGGCCGAGGCGGCTCGCGGGCGCCACGCCTACCTCAACGCGGAGACGCTCTACACGCGCGCGCTGGAGCTGCTGGACGCGGGCGATGAGCTGCGCGGCCTCACCCTGTTCCGAGGACGTGGCCTGATGCGCTACCGCATCGGCCGGTATGACGACTCGCTGGCGGACTTCACCCGCGCGCGCGAGCTGGCCGAGAAGCTGGGCGACACCCGCGCCGAGGTGGAGGTGCTGCTGGACGAGGCCATGGCGCTGGACTGGGTGAACAACTACGCGCGCTCGGAGGCGTGCGTGCGCAAGGCGCGCGAGCAGGCGGTGAAGGTCCACTCCTCCTATGTCCAGGCGCGCCTGCTGCTCGGAGTGGGCCGCTCCTGGTTCCGCCAGGGCCGCTGGGAGGAGGCCTGCCCTCCGCTGGAGGCCGCCGCGGACCGCGCCCTCGCGCTGGGGGCTGCCGGCTACGAGACGCGCGTGGTGTCCCAGCTGCTGCTGGCCGTCATCCTCCCCAACCTGGGCCGCATCGACGAGGCCGAGGCCGTGCTGGAGCAGCTCATCTCCGCCTGCACCGAGCACGGGGACCGCTTCCACCTGGGCGGCGCCATCAACAACCGCCGCAACCTCTGGGTGGCGCGCAAGGACCTGACGCGCGCGCTCAAGGACCAGGAGCTCTTCATGACCCTGGGCCGCGAGCTGGGCGTGGTGGGCTGGGAGTACTTCGCCGAGCACAACCTGGGCGAGCTCTACTACCAGGCGGGGGACACCGCGGCGGCCGAGCCCCACATCGCCCGAGCCATCGAGCTGGAGCGCCGCCACCTGGAGGTGGCCTCCCGCCCGTGGGCGCTGCTGCTGCACGCCCGGGTGCTGGCCTGGGAGGGCAAGAACGCCCAGGCGCGAGAGCGGCTCGGGCAGGTGCGCGAGGCGCTGACACTGCGCAGCCACGCGGTGGAGCTGAGCCCCTCCGAGGAGGTGCTCTACACCATGGTGGAGCTGGCCTCGCGGGAGGCCAGCGCCCAGGCCTGGCACGCGCTGCGACAGCGCTCCATGGAGGTGTCCGTGGAGCAGGAGCCGCTGGAGGTGCTGGAGGTGATGGCGCTGGCGGCGCTGCGGCGCGGGGACCACGAGGAGGGCCTGCGCCTGCTCGAGGAGGCGCTGCAACTGGCCGCGCGCCTCCCCAACGTCATGGAGGAGCGCATCCGCAGGACCCGGGACCGGGCCCTCACCCGACGCGCTGGATGA
- a CDS encoding OPT family oligopeptide transporter produces the protein MSLPSEPLSSPVVLAAPPAPVPAMLVPSSGALAPSGEFTLRAMVGGCIIGSLLAVTNVYMGLKTGWWESGSIVAAVLGFSGLSALGRRGGAASTPLEVNLTQTAACAVGAMPAAIGLLGSLPALQMMDISVPSWGVIAFGTALGVLGVLAAYLLRRRLIVEEGLAFPTGVATAEVITAMHKTGRVERPGRAQVLLGSGLVSMGVTWLRDVHAWIPTMSALPFRLAGMPASTFTWGIGWTPMLLAVGMMSGLSMGLSMLLGAVLAWAVTAPALVQGGVIAGDAGYEVFAAWLTWPGVGLMVGAAMASLVLQARSLLGAVRDLRGLGSVGDGAGRWVAGPGLVACALTLVLGSGVFGLPMLHTLLALALVLPLCAVCGRGAGQTDISPVSQMGQLTQVASGTLFPGPAALNVAAGSVVAGAVAQTGVSLWSLKAGQLLGASAPRQLKAQLLGVLVGALVSVPAYLLLVGAYGLGSEALPVPSAHQFRAVAELATQGVSGLPPYAAEAAGLGFSLGVVLTLATRGKLERYMPSAVAMGIGFIMPAHGAVAIAASALLTELVRRVRPSWVEKHAMAVGAGAIAGESVMGMAIGGLVALGFIQRVG, from the coding sequence ATGAGTCTTCCCTCGGAGCCGCTGAGCAGCCCCGTGGTGCTCGCGGCGCCTCCCGCTCCCGTCCCCGCGATGCTCGTGCCCAGCTCTGGGGCGCTGGCTCCCTCCGGGGAGTTCACCCTCCGGGCGATGGTGGGCGGCTGCATCATCGGCTCGCTGCTGGCCGTCACCAACGTCTACATGGGGTTGAAGACGGGCTGGTGGGAGAGTGGCTCCATCGTCGCCGCGGTGCTGGGCTTCAGCGGCCTGTCCGCGCTGGGCCGGCGCGGGGGCGCGGCCTCCACGCCGCTGGAGGTCAACCTGACCCAGACGGCCGCGTGCGCGGTGGGCGCCATGCCCGCGGCCATCGGCCTGCTGGGTTCATTGCCGGCACTGCAGATGATGGACATCTCCGTGCCCTCGTGGGGCGTGATTGCCTTCGGCACCGCGCTGGGCGTGCTGGGCGTGCTGGCCGCGTACCTGCTGCGCCGGCGGCTCATCGTCGAGGAGGGCCTGGCGTTTCCCACCGGCGTGGCCACCGCCGAGGTGATTACCGCCATGCACAAGACGGGGCGCGTGGAGCGGCCCGGTCGCGCGCAGGTGCTGTTGGGCTCGGGCCTGGTCTCCATGGGCGTGACGTGGCTGAGGGATGTCCACGCGTGGATTCCGACGATGAGCGCGCTGCCGTTCCGGCTCGCGGGGATGCCCGCCTCCACCTTCACCTGGGGCATTGGCTGGACGCCCATGCTGCTGGCGGTGGGGATGATGTCGGGGCTGTCCATGGGGCTGAGCATGTTGCTGGGCGCCGTGCTGGCCTGGGCCGTGACGGCGCCCGCGCTCGTGCAGGGTGGGGTGATTGCCGGCGACGCCGGGTATGAGGTCTTCGCCGCGTGGCTCACCTGGCCGGGCGTGGGGCTGATGGTGGGCGCGGCGATGGCCTCGCTGGTGCTTCAGGCGCGCTCGCTGCTCGGGGCGGTGAGGGACCTGCGCGGGCTGGGCAGCGTCGGCGATGGCGCGGGCCGCTGGGTGGCGGGGCCGGGGCTGGTGGCGTGCGCGCTGACGCTCGTGCTGGGCAGCGGGGTGTTTGGACTGCCCATGCTCCACACGTTGCTGGCGCTGGCGCTCGTCCTGCCGCTGTGCGCGGTGTGCGGGCGCGGGGCGGGGCAGACGGACATCTCTCCCGTGAGCCAGATGGGGCAGCTCACCCAGGTGGCCTCGGGCACCCTCTTTCCTGGCCCAGCCGCGCTCAACGTCGCCGCGGGCTCCGTGGTGGCGGGCGCCGTGGCGCAGACGGGCGTGAGCCTCTGGTCGCTCAAGGCCGGGCAGTTGTTGGGAGCCTCGGCGCCCAGGCAGCTCAAGGCGCAGCTGCTGGGCGTGCTCGTGGGCGCGCTGGTGAGCGTGCCCGCCTACCTGCTGCTGGTGGGTGCCTATGGGCTGGGCAGCGAGGCGCTGCCGGTGCCCTCGGCGCACCAGTTCCGCGCCGTGGCGGAGCTGGCCACCCAGGGCGTCTCCGGGCTGCCTCCCTATGCCGCCGAGGCCGCGGGCCTGGGCTTCTCGCTGGGTGTGGTGCTGACGCTGGCGACCCGGGGGAAGCTGGAGCGGTACATGCCCTCGGCGGTGGCCATGGGCATCGGCTTCATCATGCCGGCGCACGGCGCCGTCGCCATCGCCGCCAGCGCGTTGCTCACCGAGCTGGTGCGCCGCGTACGGCCCTCGTGGGTGGAGAAGCACGCCATGGCGGTGGGCGCCGGAGCCATCGCCGGCGAGTCCGTCATGGGCATGGCCATCGGCGGGCTGGTGGCGCTCGGCTTCATCCAGCGCGTCGGGTGA